The following are from one region of the Rhizobacter sp. AJA081-3 genome:
- a CDS encoding ABC transporter ATP-binding protein, whose product MNSFIQVQNAEMVFSTRKGQFHALREIDLDVAKGEFVTLIGHSGCGKSTLLNLIAGLLLPSSGVLLCDNREIAAPGPERAVVFQNHSLLPWLTCFENVHLAVERVFGATESRTALKQRTDAALELVGMAHASAKRPHEISGGMKQRVGIARALAMEPKVLLMDEPFGALDALTRAHLQDELLKIVARTHSTVVMVTHDVDEAVLLSDRIVMMTNGPAATIGEILSVELPRPRHRVELAEDSRYVHYRKEVLDFLYTRHGHVESQAA is encoded by the coding sequence ATGAACAGCTTCATCCAGGTCCAGAACGCCGAGATGGTGTTCAGCACCCGCAAGGGCCAATTCCACGCGCTGCGCGAGATCGATCTAGACGTGGCCAAGGGCGAGTTCGTCACGCTGATCGGGCACTCGGGATGCGGCAAGTCGACGCTGCTCAACCTGATCGCCGGGCTGCTGCTGCCCAGCAGCGGCGTGCTGCTGTGCGACAACCGTGAGATCGCCGCCCCGGGGCCGGAGCGCGCGGTGGTGTTCCAGAACCACTCGCTGCTGCCCTGGTTGACCTGCTTCGAGAACGTGCATCTGGCCGTCGAGCGCGTATTCGGCGCCACCGAATCGCGCACCGCCTTGAAGCAGCGCACCGACGCGGCGCTCGAACTGGTGGGCATGGCGCACGCCTCGGCCAAGCGCCCGCACGAGATCTCCGGCGGCATGAAGCAGCGCGTGGGCATCGCCCGTGCGCTGGCGATGGAGCCCAAGGTGCTGCTGATGGACGAGCCCTTCGGCGCGCTGGACGCCCTCACTCGGGCCCACCTGCAGGACGAACTGCTGAAGATCGTTGCGCGCACGCACAGCACCGTGGTGATGGTCACCCACGATGTCGACGAGGCCGTGCTGCTGTCCGACCGCATCGTGATGATGACCAACGGCCCGGCGGCCACGATCGGCGAGATTCTGTCGGTGGAACTGCCGCGCCCGCGCCACCGCGTCGAGCTGGCCGAGGACAGCCGCTACGTGCACTACCGCAAGGAGGTGCTGGACTTCCTGTACACCCGCCACGGCCACGTGGAATCACAGGCCGCCTGA
- the ntrB gene encoding nitrate ABC transporter permease — protein MVSAVFHTPLQASMDAKADAAATLSAAKAATAELPKPAAPPRPGFDWNGMLLKVLPPLIGVALLIGIWALLTMKSETFPTPLATFDAAVKLFADPFYSKGPNDQGIGWNILFSLERVAIGFGMAAVVGIPMGFMIGRFEVLNRMVSPLISLLRPVSPLAWLPIGLLVFKAANPAAIWTIFICSIWPMIINTAVGVQRVPADYLNVAKVLNLSEWKVITKILFPAVLPYMLTGVRLSVGTAWLVIVAAEMLTGGVGIGFWVWDEWNNLNVKHILIAIVVIGVVGLLLEALLISIAKRFSYDEHH, from the coding sequence ATGGTCAGTGCCGTGTTTCACACCCCGCTGCAAGCCAGCATGGATGCCAAGGCCGACGCTGCAGCGACGCTGTCGGCCGCCAAGGCCGCCACTGCCGAACTGCCGAAGCCAGCAGCGCCGCCCAGGCCGGGCTTCGACTGGAACGGCATGCTGCTCAAGGTGCTTCCACCGCTCATCGGTGTGGCCCTGCTGATCGGGATCTGGGCGCTGCTGACGATGAAGAGCGAGACCTTCCCGACGCCGCTGGCCACCTTCGACGCGGCAGTGAAGCTGTTCGCCGACCCGTTCTACTCGAAGGGGCCGAACGACCAGGGCATCGGCTGGAATATCCTGTTCTCGCTGGAGCGCGTGGCCATCGGCTTCGGCATGGCGGCGGTGGTGGGCATCCCGATGGGCTTCATGATCGGCCGTTTCGAGGTGCTCAATCGCATGGTCTCGCCGCTGATCAGCCTGCTGCGGCCGGTGTCGCCGCTGGCCTGGCTGCCCATCGGCCTGCTGGTGTTCAAGGCGGCCAACCCGGCAGCCATCTGGACGATCTTCATCTGCTCGATCTGGCCGATGATCATCAACACCGCCGTGGGCGTCCAGCGCGTGCCGGCCGACTACCTGAACGTCGCCAAGGTGCTGAACCTGAGCGAGTGGAAGGTGATCACCAAGATACTGTTTCCCGCCGTACTGCCCTACATGCTGACCGGCGTGCGCCTGTCGGTGGGTACGGCCTGGCTGGTGATCGTGGCAGCCGAGATGCTCACCGGCGGCGTGGGCATCGGCTTCTGGGTGTGGGACGAGTGGAACAACCTCAACGTGAAGCACATCCTGATCGCCATCGTCGTGATCGGCGTCGTCGGCCTGCTGCTGGAGGCGCTGCTGATCAGCATCGCCAAGCGCTTCAGCTACGACGAACACCACTGA
- a CDS encoding ABC transporter substrate-binding protein — translation MTHSTTRKILMSRRTLIKAAAASGATGLVPGLQSAVYAQGSDKPEKEEVRIGFIPLTDCASVVMASVLGFDKKYGVKIIPTKEASWAGVRDKLVNGELDMAHVLYGLVYGVHLGVGGPKKDMAVLMTLNNNGQAITLSKKLADKGAVDAASLAKLMSTDKREYTFAQTFPTGTHAMWLYYWLASVGVNPMKDAKVITVPPPQMVANMRVGNMDGYCVGEPWGHRAIADGIGITAVTTQDIWKDHPEKVLGTTGEFVKKYPNTARAVMMAILEAGRWIDAGLQNKNKMAETVADKSYVNTSVDVINQRILGRYQNGLGKTWDDPNYMKFFNDGAVNFPYLSDGMWFLTQHKRWGLLKEHPDYLAVAKQVNQIDLYKQAAGALKVSVPASPMRSSKLIDGVVWDGKEPAKYADGFKVKV, via the coding sequence ATGACCCACTCGACGACACGGAAGATCCTCATGAGCCGCCGAACCCTCATCAAGGCCGCCGCCGCCTCCGGTGCCACGGGCCTCGTGCCCGGACTGCAGAGCGCGGTCTACGCGCAGGGCTCCGACAAGCCTGAGAAGGAAGAGGTGCGCATCGGCTTCATCCCGCTGACCGACTGCGCCTCGGTGGTGATGGCTTCGGTGCTGGGTTTCGACAAGAAGTACGGTGTGAAGATCATCCCGACCAAGGAAGCCTCCTGGGCCGGCGTGCGCGACAAGCTCGTCAATGGCGAGCTCGACATGGCGCATGTGCTCTACGGCCTGGTGTACGGCGTGCACCTCGGCGTGGGCGGCCCGAAGAAGGACATGGCCGTGCTGATGACGCTGAACAACAACGGTCAGGCGATCACGCTGTCGAAGAAGCTGGCCGACAAGGGTGCGGTCGACGCAGCGAGCCTGGCCAAGCTGATGAGCACCGACAAGCGCGAGTACACCTTCGCGCAGACCTTCCCGACCGGCACCCACGCCATGTGGCTGTACTACTGGCTGGCCAGTGTCGGCGTGAATCCGATGAAGGACGCCAAGGTCATCACCGTGCCGCCACCGCAGATGGTGGCCAACATGCGCGTAGGCAACATGGACGGCTACTGCGTCGGTGAACCCTGGGGCCACCGCGCCATCGCCGACGGCATCGGCATCACCGCCGTCACCACGCAGGACATCTGGAAGGACCACCCCGAGAAGGTGCTCGGTACCACCGGCGAGTTCGTCAAGAAGTACCCGAACACCGCGCGCGCCGTGATGATGGCCATCCTCGAGGCCGGCCGCTGGATCGACGCCGGCCTGCAGAACAAGAACAAGATGGCCGAGACGGTGGCCGACAAGAGCTACGTCAACACCAGCGTCGACGTGATCAACCAGCGCATCCTGGGCCGCTACCAGAACGGCCTGGGCAAGACCTGGGACGATCCGAACTACATGAAGTTCTTCAACGATGGCGCAGTGAACTTCCCGTACCTGTCCGACGGCATGTGGTTCCTCACGCAGCACAAGCGCTGGGGGCTGCTGAAGGAACACCCGGACTACCTGGCCGTGGCCAAACAGGTGAACCAGATCGATCTCTACAAGCAGGCGGCCGGCGCCCTCAAGGTCAGCGTGCCTGCCAGCCCGATGCGCAGCAGCAAGCTGATCGACGGCGTGGTCTGGGACGGCAAGGAACCGGCCAAGTACGCCGACGGATTCAAGGTCAAGGTCTGA